Within Lolium rigidum isolate FL_2022 chromosome 5, APGP_CSIRO_Lrig_0.1, whole genome shotgun sequence, the genomic segment ATACACCATGTGTCTGTGCATGTGTATCCATATTTGGTTACTGCTGCTAGCTAAATGACCCGAGGAATTTGCTCTTACGATGAAAAGAAACTGAGTTATCTTACCCAGGAGAATCAAACTCATTCACATGATAATTGTTCTAATTTTTAGGAAGTGATATCAAGGAAGGTCTTGCTTGATGAAGGATCAAGGCAGGTAGTTGAAGTGGAGCAGGCAGCCATATGGAAATTCCTCTGGTGGTCTGGCATCTTGTCAGTTCATGTTTTTGTTGACCAGAACAGAAGAAATCACACTGTATAAACTTGGAACTTCTCCACTATACTTTGGTCAACACATGCTGCATGTTGGCTGATATCATAATATGTGGTTTCGTGCTTAAAATGTGCAGGTTAAGTTCAAACAAGGAAGAAGTGGTTTTATGAAGAAATTTGAGGGTTGCTGGAAAATAGAGCCCCTCTTTGTTGACAAGGAAGCATGCCTTCCTCTTGATCCAAATACTCTGGAAGAATATGATTCTTGTACTGCCGGCAGGGGAAGAGTTGGATCTGCCATCACCTTGGATCAGCTTATTGAACCTGCTATCTTACCTCCACAGCCCATTGCATGGTATGTGAGAGGAATTACCGCGAAGACAACCGAGATGCTGGTCAAAGACCTGATAGCGGAAACCGCTCGGCTTCGGGGCGTGGCAAGCAACGTTGATAACAAGCACTATACTGAAGAAAACTGTGATATTAGTAATGACCTCCTAACAGAGGAGAGTGGCGATATTAAGGAACGGTGGCGACAGAGAAGAAAATCTGGACGACATGGAAATTCTCTTAGATCGGCAAGACAAGAAGTATCAACTGCGAAGCCTCGATGGAGTCATTGTTTACAACCAAGTTAGTGTGTAGTTACAATCTCGTTGTTGATAGTGTAGTGTTTGTTGAGTTTTGGATTATTAACAGTGCTATATGCAATATTACTAATAACATCATGTTCCCCGTTTTATTATTTGTGATGTGGTATTCTGGATGAACATGTGTACGGTAGATGTTGCCTGTTTAACTATAACTGTCTCGCTCGGCGATGATGTGAATAAAATTCTGCTTGTCAGAAGGTATCCTGCTATTGGCTTGCTTTTGCTCTGCAGTTTATTCTGAACTTCGCGGGCAACTGAAATTGCTATAACCTCACGGCTGATCTGCGTGGCAAACAAATTCAGAATGATGTTATGTGAAAACGTGAACTAATGCGAATTAGTTTTATGAAAACTGAAGCCAACTAGATGTAGCAGATGCCAACTTCTGAACCTGACTCAAACTTGAAACTTGTGGGTGAGTGAGTTGGTAAGCAAGCAACCGGTTCATCCATCCATCCTTTCTCCAGAGCTGCAAGCCAAGAAAAGCCTCCAATTCCTTTCTTTCATTGACACGCTCAAGGCAACACAGCCCTATGAAACTGCCACCCTACGCTGATCCGATGCTAACACGCAGTAAAACCTTCGCCTCCCATCCAGCCCATTGATCGATCTCCGCGCGGCAGCCATGTCCGGCCAACAACAGCCGCCGTCGGTGCCGCCGGTACAGCCACAGCCGTTCCGGTTCTGGCTTCCTTACAGAAGCAATGTGGGATCTTGGCGCCAGCAGCCGCGGCCAATGCCAGCCTCGACTCGACCTCAGCCACCAAGCCCACCCCCACCAGCTCCGGCAGAGACTGCGCCGCGAGCTCCGCTAACTCGTGACGCGGAGGAAGACATTCCCATCCAGGCCGACTCGTCCGATGAATCGGACACGATTGCTGTCGAAGCCTTAGACTCGCTGCGGTCGCGGGGAGCCAGGCCGGCCGTGGCTGACCTGGAGCTGACGCTCTCGAGGTCGCCGCCCCCGGCCACGGGCACGAGCGGGGACGGCGGCCGCGGGAGCGACGACGCCAAGATCTCCATCTCCGGCTTCCCGAGGGCGCGCCTCTTCGACGGCGCTCGCGCGCCGTACCGGCGGGAGATCGAGGACGGTCTCAAGAGCCTCGCCGGCCGCGAGATGCCGCCGGCGCCGAGGCCGCCAGACCAAGGGTACCGCGTCATCACGCTGGCTGGCAACAACGTCGGAGCAAGCATGGTCCTCGGGAACGGCCCCAGCggcgcgccaccgccgccgaggaCCGCCAACGAGCCGGAGGGGTCCTCCGCGAGGCCGTCACCGTCCGTGGCCGCGAACGTGAACAGCAACGTGCAGGGCGTGAACAACTCGACGATGGAGAAGAGCACGTGCAACTCCGGCGACCCCGGGGTGCGCGTGGATATCAAGAACGCGCACGAGAAGCCGGTGGTGCTGGCGCCAAGCAAGGAGCTGCAGGAGAAGCCGAAGGAGCCGGTGAGAACTCTGCCGCCGCAAGACAAGAGCACGGCAGCAAGTGGCAGCGAGCCGGCCCCGGCGCCGCCGAGGACGAAGCGGTGCCTTCGCGCTCTG encodes:
- the LOC124654634 gene encoding uncharacterized protein LOC124654634: MGSSNRDPGVSLRTAGWLQKPVDSLMQIPDKIQNSLKLHLGRLLKTGGGGDVKAQMSSENVRGLCSAAAADVRLEKQLQAWRNDPTWTDHPPEIKVTVPQGSLCNLNLRFEAGLPPDAIYNIIIDPENKRVFKNIKEVISRKVLLDEGSRQVVEVEQAAIWKFLWWSGILSVHVFVDQNRRNHTVKFKQGRSGFMKKFEGCWKIEPLFVDKEACLPLDPNTLEEYDSCTAGRGRVGSAITLDQLIEPAILPPQPIAWYVRGITAKTTEMLVKDLIAETARLRGVASNVDNKHYTEENCDISNDLLTEESGDIKERWRQRRKSGRHGNSLRSARQEVSTAKPRWSHCLQPS